The following are from one region of the Actinopolyspora halophila DSM 43834 genome:
- a CDS encoding PucR family transcriptional regulator, translated as MPLTMRDLLEDPELELTVHGGRSFADRPISWVHTSELADPTPFLEGGELLLTTGLTLRGREFAEYVNRLARAGVAGLGFGVGLTHGEVPRELIAAANEADLPLVAVPRRTPFIAISKAVSRALAEDEYEGVRQLSRAQHELARAAGSERGLDTLVRKLAGLVEGWVLLLDGAGAVLHAAPSTAGMSARVLAAEVERLRGRRGRGAVDFEFSGQEVSMQDLGAGNGAVLVVGRTRSFGTAERQVINSAASLLTLALRQTETLRAARRKLRTGFLRTLLAGDPVWEVLDDLRAGFPTPPVRVLVFAGERDRGELLYLLETESFGEAVYPAEYEGSVMAVVPAEGTSPERLSRRCGVRVGVSEPCDSNGISRALRQAEQAVAAARAGDSTVWFAELAGWGLLDLVPADRMAGFAESLLAPLEGRNELIVSLREWLARHGQWDPAAGVLGVHRHTLRNRIRKVESLLGRDLDQPGVRAELWLALRVLNGPEL; from the coding sequence GTGCCGCTGACGATGCGGGATCTCCTCGAGGATCCGGAACTGGAGCTGACGGTTCACGGGGGCCGAAGCTTCGCGGACCGGCCGATCTCCTGGGTACACACCAGTGAGCTGGCCGATCCCACCCCCTTCCTCGAGGGAGGGGAACTGCTGCTGACCACGGGACTGACCCTGCGCGGCCGTGAGTTCGCCGAGTACGTGAACAGACTCGCCCGTGCCGGTGTGGCCGGGCTCGGTTTCGGAGTGGGGCTCACCCACGGCGAAGTGCCGCGGGAACTGATCGCTGCGGCGAACGAAGCGGATCTGCCGCTGGTGGCCGTGCCGCGTCGGACACCGTTCATCGCGATCAGCAAGGCGGTCTCACGCGCGCTGGCCGAGGACGAGTACGAGGGAGTCCGGCAGCTCAGCCGAGCTCAGCACGAACTGGCCCGAGCGGCGGGAAGCGAGCGGGGACTCGACACGCTGGTCCGCAAGCTTGCCGGTCTCGTCGAGGGGTGGGTGCTGCTGCTGGACGGAGCTGGAGCGGTGTTGCACGCCGCTCCGAGCACGGCCGGTATGTCGGCCCGGGTGCTCGCTGCCGAGGTCGAGCGACTGCGCGGTAGGCGGGGACGGGGTGCCGTGGACTTCGAGTTCTCCGGGCAGGAGGTCAGCATGCAGGATCTCGGAGCGGGGAACGGTGCGGTGCTCGTCGTCGGTCGCACACGGTCGTTCGGCACGGCCGAACGACAAGTGATCAACTCGGCGGCCTCGCTGCTGACCCTGGCTCTGCGGCAGACCGAGACGTTGCGCGCGGCACGGCGGAAACTGCGCACCGGGTTCCTGCGGACCCTGTTGGCGGGCGACCCCGTCTGGGAGGTGCTCGACGATCTCCGGGCCGGGTTCCCCACCCCGCCCGTCCGGGTGCTGGTCTTCGCCGGGGAACGTGACCGGGGGGAACTGCTGTACCTGCTCGAGACGGAGAGCTTCGGTGAAGCTGTCTATCCGGCCGAGTACGAAGGGTCCGTGATGGCGGTGGTCCCGGCGGAGGGGACGAGTCCGGAGCGGCTGAGTCGACGGTGCGGCGTGCGGGTCGGGGTTTCCGAACCGTGCGACTCGAACGGCATCTCGCGTGCCCTGCGCCAGGCCGAACAGGCCGTGGCCGCCGCTCGCGCCGGGGACAGTACGGTGTGGTTCGCCGAGCTGGCGGGGTGGGGGTTGCTGGACCTGGTTCCGGCCGACCGGATGGCCGGATTCGCCGAGTCACTGCTGGCTCCGCTCGAGGGCAGGAACGAGCTGATCGTCTCGCTGCGCGAGTGGTTGGCCCGGCACGGGCAGTGGGATCCGGCCGCGGGAGTGCTGGGAGTGCATCGGCACACGCTGCGCAACCGGATCCGCAAGGTCGAGTCGCTGCTCGGGCGCGACCTGGATCAGCCGGGGGTGCGCGCGGAACTGTGGTTGGCCCTGCGGGTGCTGAACGGACCCGAGCTCTGA
- the gabT gene encoding 4-aminobutyrate--2-oxoglutarate transaminase, with amino-acid sequence MTTLTNEETTTPRKRLLRTEVPGPKSRELQRRRAMTVAAGVGSALPVYVTGAEEGVLHDADGNVLIDLGSGIAVTNVGNAAPEVVDAIRGQAGEFTHTCFMVTPYENYLEVCEELATVTPGEHDKRTVLFNSGAEAVENAVKIARRSTGRQAVVVFDHAYHGRTNLTMAMTAKSVPYKHGFGPFTSEVYRMPMSYPARDGADGAEAAREVIDRIEKQVGADSVAAVVVEPVQGEGGFVEPAEGFLPEISRWCTGSGALFVADEIQTGFCRTGDWFACEHEGVVPDLITTAKGIAGGMPLAGVTGRAEVMDSLPAGSLGGTYGGNPVSCAAALGAIRAMRERDLAGAARDIQHRAMPRLRALAARTERILEVRGRGAMLGVEFVRSESDDPDPELAARVAKTCHERGVVVLTCGTYGNVIRLLPPLVISTELLDEGLDVLEEALAEQLD; translated from the coding sequence ATGACCACGCTCACGAACGAGGAGACGACCACCCCGCGGAAGCGACTGCTGCGCACCGAGGTCCCCGGACCGAAGTCACGTGAGTTGCAGCGGCGCCGTGCGATGACCGTGGCCGCCGGTGTGGGCAGTGCGCTGCCCGTCTACGTCACGGGAGCCGAGGAAGGCGTGCTGCACGACGCGGACGGCAACGTCCTGATCGACCTGGGCTCGGGTATCGCGGTGACCAACGTGGGCAACGCGGCCCCCGAGGTGGTCGACGCGATCCGCGGTCAAGCAGGCGAATTCACGCACACCTGCTTCATGGTGACGCCCTACGAGAACTACCTCGAGGTCTGCGAGGAACTGGCCACGGTCACCCCCGGGGAGCACGACAAGCGCACGGTGCTGTTCAACTCCGGGGCGGAGGCTGTGGAGAACGCGGTCAAGATCGCTCGCAGGTCCACCGGCAGGCAAGCCGTGGTGGTCTTCGACCACGCCTACCACGGGCGTACCAACCTCACGATGGCGATGACCGCCAAATCGGTGCCCTACAAGCACGGATTCGGCCCCTTCACCAGCGAGGTCTATCGCATGCCGATGTCCTACCCGGCGCGTGACGGCGCGGACGGAGCGGAAGCGGCCCGTGAGGTGATCGACCGGATCGAGAAGCAGGTGGGAGCCGACTCCGTGGCTGCCGTGGTCGTCGAGCCCGTGCAGGGCGAGGGCGGGTTCGTCGAACCGGCCGAGGGTTTCCTGCCGGAGATATCGCGGTGGTGCACCGGCAGCGGCGCGCTCTTCGTCGCCGACGAGATCCAGACCGGTTTCTGCCGGACCGGGGACTGGTTCGCCTGTGAGCACGAGGGGGTGGTGCCCGACCTGATCACCACGGCCAAGGGGATCGCGGGCGGTATGCCGCTGGCCGGGGTTACCGGGCGTGCCGAGGTGATGGATTCCCTGCCCGCGGGGAGCCTGGGGGGCACCTACGGCGGTAACCCGGTGTCCTGCGCCGCGGCCCTGGGAGCGATCCGGGCGATGCGCGAACGGGATCTCGCCGGGGCCGCGCGGGACATCCAGCACCGCGCGATGCCCAGACTGCGTGCGCTGGCGGCGCGTACCGAGCGGATCCTCGAAGTGCGCGGCCGGGGGGCGATGCTGGGCGTCGAGTTCGTCCGCTCCGAAAGCGACGATCCCGACCCCGAACTGGCCGCGCGGGTGGCCAAGACCTGCCACGAACGCGGTGTCGTCGTGCTCACCTGCGGCACCTACGGCAATGTGATTCGCCTGCTGCCTCCGCTGGTGATCTCGACCGAGCTGCTGGACGAGGGACTCGACGTGCTCGAGGAGGCCCTGGCGGAGCAGCTGGACTGA
- a CDS encoding class I fructose-bisphosphate aldolase — protein sequence MFSDDMRLIAREMVAPGKGILAADESTGTMEKRLHAVGLDSTEEVRRQYRELIVSTPELGKSISGVILFDETVRQDSSAGVPLRKVAEENGVLPGIKVDKGAKPLAGSDGEKVTEGLDGLRDRLSEYVELGMNFTKWRAVLDIAAERPSDYAIHANAHALGRYAALSQEAGLVPMVEPEVLMDGDHSLEAAEEATVRTLHEVFAELAKQRVELESMVLKPNMVVAGKDHPQQPSSADVAEATVRALKRTVPPAVPGIAFLSGGQSDEDATVNLNAINQLGPLPWQVTFSFGRGLLAPALHEWVGRAEKFDSAQQVLAHRAELNGAARQGNYESVLEHA from the coding sequence GTGTTCAGCGACGATATGCGGTTGATCGCCCGGGAGATGGTTGCACCGGGCAAGGGCATTCTCGCGGCCGACGAGAGCACCGGGACGATGGAAAAACGTCTGCACGCGGTCGGTCTCGATTCCACGGAGGAAGTGCGACGGCAGTACCGCGAGCTGATCGTGTCCACTCCCGAACTCGGCAAATCGATCAGTGGTGTGATCCTGTTCGACGAGACGGTCAGGCAGGACTCCTCGGCGGGTGTTCCACTGCGCAAGGTGGCCGAGGAGAACGGAGTGCTGCCGGGGATCAAGGTGGACAAGGGGGCCAAGCCCCTGGCGGGCAGTGACGGGGAGAAGGTCACCGAAGGTCTGGACGGACTGCGCGATCGACTTTCCGAGTACGTCGAGCTCGGCATGAACTTCACCAAGTGGCGTGCCGTGCTGGACATCGCCGCCGAGCGGCCGAGCGACTACGCGATCCACGCCAACGCGCACGCGCTCGGGCGCTACGCCGCGCTTTCCCAGGAAGCCGGTCTGGTTCCGATGGTCGAGCCCGAGGTGCTGATGGACGGTGACCACTCCCTGGAAGCCGCGGAGGAGGCGACCGTCCGGACGTTGCACGAGGTTTTCGCCGAGCTCGCGAAGCAGCGCGTCGAGCTGGAATCCATGGTGCTCAAACCGAACATGGTGGTCGCGGGCAAGGACCACCCGCAGCAGCCGAGTTCCGCGGACGTGGCCGAGGCGACGGTACGCGCACTCAAACGCACGGTCCCCCCGGCCGTGCCCGGGATCGCCTTCCTGTCCGGCGGTCAGAGCGACGAGGACGCCACCGTCAACCTCAACGCGATCAACCAGCTCGGGCCGCTGCCCTGGCAGGTGACCTTCTCGTTCGGACGTGGTCTGCTCGCCCCGGCGCTGCACGAGTGGGTCGGTCGTGCCGAGAAGTTCGACAGTGCCCAACAAGTGCTGGCGCACCGGGCCGAACTCAACGGCGCCGCCCGCCAGGGCAACTACGAGTCCGTGCTGGAGCACGCCTGA
- a CDS encoding MFS transporter has translation MGVSTAEKEGAVPARNRGNWIDDWRPEDPSFWRHKGRKVAWKNLGISIVAEHLGFNVWTLMSIVVVGLDEVGYSFGVDQKFWLLILPNLLGALLRVPYTFAVPRFGGRGWTTTSVCLLLVPCAMLAAAVTAENTPYWFFLLTAATMGVGGGNFSSSMTNISFFFPEHRKGLALGLNAAGGNIGVAVSQLLVPLVIHLGTGVNLSYAALMWMPVIILTATISWRFMNSLTAAKPDNGSYREAVRSRHTPVMALLYVGTFGSFIGLSFAFPSLIGIAFRDFSSFIGLAFIGALIGSVARPLGGWFSDRLGGARITMWNFLGLAAGTVGVLAGTRLDNFAVFFGSFVLLFVLTGVGNGSTYRMIPPVFAREAEQRAARTGEDLETAHRAAKRRSGSVIGVIGAIGAFGGVLINLVFKFSLQATGTLTPALLSVLIFFLLCAATTWWCYLRAEIPRVERASTTGA, from the coding sequence GTGGGCGTTTCGACCGCGGAGAAAGAGGGAGCCGTCCCCGCGCGGAACCGAGGGAACTGGATCGACGACTGGCGCCCGGAGGATCCCTCTTTCTGGCGGCATAAGGGCAGAAAGGTCGCCTGGAAAAACCTGGGGATATCGATCGTGGCCGAACATCTCGGTTTCAACGTGTGGACCCTGATGAGCATAGTCGTCGTCGGACTGGACGAGGTCGGATACTCCTTCGGGGTCGACCAGAAATTCTGGTTGCTGATTCTGCCCAACCTGCTCGGGGCCCTGCTACGTGTTCCCTACACCTTCGCCGTCCCCCGCTTCGGCGGCAGAGGCTGGACCACCACCAGCGTCTGCCTGCTCCTCGTGCCGTGCGCCATGCTCGCCGCGGCCGTGACGGCCGAGAACACCCCGTACTGGTTCTTCCTGCTCACAGCAGCCACCATGGGGGTGGGAGGCGGCAATTTCTCGTCCTCGATGACCAACATCTCCTTCTTCTTCCCCGAACACCGGAAAGGCCTGGCCCTCGGCCTCAACGCGGCGGGGGGAAACATCGGGGTCGCCGTGAGCCAGCTGCTCGTTCCGCTCGTCATCCACCTGGGAACAGGGGTCAACCTCTCCTACGCCGCGCTCATGTGGATGCCGGTCATCATCCTCACCGCGACGATTTCGTGGAGATTCATGAACAGCCTCACCGCGGCGAAACCGGACAACGGCTCCTACCGGGAGGCCGTACGCAGCAGGCACACCCCCGTAATGGCACTGCTCTACGTGGGAACATTCGGTTCTTTCATCGGGCTCTCCTTCGCCTTCCCCTCCCTGATCGGGATCGCATTCCGCGATTTCTCCTCCTTCATCGGGCTCGCCTTCATCGGGGCACTGATCGGATCGGTGGCACGCCCCCTCGGTGGCTGGTTCTCCGACCGGCTCGGTGGCGCGCGGATCACCATGTGGAACTTCCTCGGCCTGGCAGCGGGCACGGTCGGTGTGCTGGCGGGAACCCGCCTCGACAACTTCGCCGTCTTCTTCGGATCGTTCGTGCTGCTCTTCGTGCTGACCGGGGTCGGGAACGGCTCCACCTACCGCATGATCCCCCCGGTTTTCGCCCGGGAGGCAGAGCAACGCGCGGCACGTACCGGTGAGGACCTCGAAACCGCGCACAGGGCGGCCAAACGCCGGTCCGGATCCGTCATCGGGGTGATCGGTGCGATCGGCGCCTTCGGCGGTGTGCTGATCAACCTGGTCTTCAAGTTCTCCCTCCAGGCGACGGGAACACTGACCCCCGCGCTGCTGTCCGTCCTCATCTTCTTCCTGCTCTGCGCGGCGACGACGTGGTGGTGCTATCTCCGCGCCGAGATTCCGCGGGTGGAGCGAGCCAGCACGACGGGCGCTTAA
- a CDS encoding AGE family epimerase/isomerase, giving the protein MTDPHSPAHGDWLTTERRRLLDFASSSRVTRGGFGWLDESGIPDSERPVETWITARMTHVFSLAHLDGVPATAEIADHGVQALLGPLRDHTHGGWFTSTTDTTKGAYEHAFVVLAASSAAAAERPRARELLDEALHIVDTEFWDERAGLSVESWDRQWHSTEPYRGANSNMHMVEAMLAAGDVTGERIWHQRALRIAGTLIDEVARTHAWRLPEHFTPDWEPDPEYNRARPHDPFRPHGTTVGHWLEWARLLLHLEASLGDAAPNWLISDARNLFEAGIQHGWHADGHPGFVYTLDWQDRPQVRERMHWVTTEAILSAAALYQRTGETYYQQWYATFWDFAHTHHIDYARGSWHHELTPDGRPSRSVWSGKPDVYHAYQATLFPRLPLAPAAAMALRN; this is encoded by the coding sequence GTGACCGATCCGCACTCCCCTGCACACGGCGACTGGCTGACCACAGAACGGCGCAGATTGCTCGACTTCGCCTCCTCGTCCCGGGTGACGCGAGGAGGATTCGGCTGGTTGGACGAGTCCGGGATCCCGGACTCCGAACGTCCGGTGGAAACCTGGATCACGGCCCGAATGACCCATGTGTTCAGCCTGGCTCACCTCGACGGCGTACCGGCGACGGCGGAGATCGCCGATCACGGGGTGCAAGCCCTGCTCGGGCCGCTCCGAGACCACACGCACGGTGGTTGGTTCACCAGCACGACCGACACCACCAAGGGGGCCTACGAACACGCCTTCGTCGTGCTCGCGGCGAGCAGCGCCGCGGCGGCGGAAAGGCCCCGGGCACGGGAACTGCTGGACGAGGCGCTGCACATCGTCGACACCGAGTTCTGGGACGAGCGGGCAGGGCTCTCCGTGGAAAGCTGGGACCGTCAGTGGCACTCCACCGAGCCGTACCGGGGGGCCAACAGCAACATGCACATGGTGGAGGCCATGCTCGCCGCGGGCGACGTCACCGGTGAGCGGATCTGGCACCAGCGAGCGCTGCGGATAGCCGGAACGCTGATCGACGAGGTCGCCCGCACCCACGCATGGCGCCTCCCGGAGCACTTCACCCCTGACTGGGAACCCGATCCCGAGTACAACCGGGCACGGCCCCACGACCCGTTCCGTCCACACGGCACGACGGTCGGCCACTGGTTGGAGTGGGCCCGGCTACTGCTGCACCTCGAGGCCTCGCTCGGTGACGCGGCCCCCAACTGGCTGATCTCCGACGCACGAAACCTTTTCGAAGCAGGTATACAGCACGGTTGGCACGCCGACGGGCACCCCGGCTTCGTGTACACGCTCGACTGGCAGGACCGCCCGCAGGTTCGCGAGCGCATGCACTGGGTGACCACCGAGGCGATCCTGAGTGCGGCAGCGCTGTACCAACGCACCGGTGAGACCTACTACCAGCAGTGGTACGCCACCTTCTGGGACTTCGCCCACACCCATCACATCGATTACGCCCGGGGCAGCTGGCACCACGAGCTCACTCCGGACGGGCGGCCCTCGCGTTCCGTCTGGTCCGGCAAACCGGACGTCTACCACGCTTACCAGGCAACGCTGTTCCCTCGGCTGCCCCTCGCTCCCGCCGCGGCCATGGCGCTGCGGAACTGA
- a CDS encoding flavin monoamine oxidase family protein codes for MDTYDVVVIGAGFAGLTAARDLREAGSDVLVLEARDRIGGSTWYRPEAFDGFGLEMGGTWIVPQQRHVFAEAHRYGIRVADSELPSRMTWSDHGEVLDTLLPVPPEEYEQLEHAMRSLIEAGRRIDPERPLSEQGLSDLDVPIRQWAEQQGLSGNSGELLISWFCGCANASEETGSALDVIRWLAAMDNSLGGMVQASVLGYTFVDGTVSLAEAMVADSGAELRLSSPVREVLADDRGVTVGYHGGSVRADRVLMTTPVGVWRDIRFEPELSAAKQAVSRENHAGQGQKIWALARGVSEDLSGFGWGTAFDYVGAMATTGSGVVLVCFAPEDGRVDGADPHDVQRAVREFAPDAEVVDVATHDWVGDEFSKGTWATFRAGQFAEYEISVAEPEGRVHFGGSHTARRWRAFIDGAIESGERAAAEISEARRRDGRGT; via the coding sequence ATGGACACTTACGACGTCGTCGTCATCGGAGCGGGATTCGCGGGACTGACAGCGGCCAGGGACCTCCGCGAGGCCGGTTCGGACGTGCTGGTTCTGGAGGCCAGGGACCGCATCGGTGGCTCCACCTGGTACCGGCCGGAAGCCTTCGACGGATTCGGTCTGGAGATGGGCGGTACCTGGATCGTGCCGCAGCAGCGGCACGTCTTCGCCGAAGCGCACCGCTACGGAATCCGGGTGGCCGACAGCGAGCTTCCCTCGCGCATGACCTGGTCCGACCACGGCGAGGTGCTGGACACGTTGCTGCCGGTCCCTCCGGAGGAGTACGAGCAGCTCGAACACGCGATGCGTTCGTTGATCGAGGCGGGCAGGAGGATCGACCCGGAACGGCCACTTTCCGAGCAGGGGCTCTCCGATCTCGACGTGCCGATTCGGCAGTGGGCCGAGCAGCAGGGGCTGTCCGGGAACTCCGGAGAACTGCTGATCTCCTGGTTCTGCGGTTGTGCGAACGCGAGCGAGGAGACCGGATCAGCTCTGGACGTGATTCGTTGGCTTGCGGCGATGGACAACTCGCTGGGGGGGATGGTGCAGGCGAGCGTGCTCGGCTACACGTTCGTCGACGGCACTGTGTCGCTGGCCGAGGCGATGGTCGCGGACTCCGGTGCGGAACTGCGGTTGTCCAGTCCCGTGCGCGAGGTACTCGCCGACGACCGGGGAGTGACCGTCGGCTACCACGGCGGTTCCGTCCGGGCGGACCGGGTGCTGATGACCACTCCCGTCGGGGTGTGGCGCGACATCCGGTTCGAGCCGGAGCTGTCGGCGGCCAAGCAGGCCGTCTCCCGGGAGAACCACGCGGGGCAGGGGCAGAAGATCTGGGCGCTGGCACGCGGGGTCTCCGAGGACCTGAGCGGTTTCGGCTGGGGAACCGCCTTCGACTACGTCGGCGCTATGGCCACCACCGGCAGCGGTGTGGTTCTCGTGTGCTTCGCGCCCGAGGACGGTCGGGTCGACGGAGCGGATCCGCACGATGTGCAGCGTGCCGTCCGCGAGTTCGCCCCCGACGCGGAGGTCGTCGACGTCGCCACCCACGACTGGGTGGGCGACGAGTTCTCCAAGGGGACCTGGGCGACCTTCCGAGCCGGTCAGTTCGCCGAGTACGAGATCAGCGTCGCCGAGCCCGAGGGGCGCGTCCACTTCGGGGGATCGCACACGGCTCGACGTTGGCGCGCCTTCATCGACGGTGCCATCGAGTCGGGCGAACGTGCCGCGGCCGAGATCTCGGAGGCCAGGCGGCGCGACGGACGGGGAACGTGA
- a CDS encoding PucR family transcriptional regulator, producing the protein MLVEDLLADEELSLDVRVRGDVTRPVRWVHTIEINAPARFLRGGEVVLTAGVWRTAGVRARDFVADLASADVAAVGFGLVPPETEVPEDFLEAAREHGLTCFVVGVEVAFLQVVQAFVSSKRAEWERPLRRHLDQHDAIVAALRLRRGVGTVISVLERQLADPVAVRGSAGLIAGRPPSPGHPVPLVGEGLADAELLLPVPLEELDVEQHAAVMQAMPFIALEIERSRAVRATELRYAWELFEWVETGTVGLETVRTRLHSLGLPSDGPLAAVVVRTGAPEAVSARLGEVLGTDGVAARRGDEVVAFVRGGDSVPELARGLHRSVGGVSGDARLGMGAPGSAAELRVSLLQAAHAAEAVPTGTAGPSGSGGWMTHEQLSSPTLLLAAQDPELLAATSRALLGSVLEHDQRRGTELIPSLRVFLDAGGRWQEAARALHVHINTLRHRMGRVEELTGRALSHTPDRVDLYLALRAIRQTRDSS; encoded by the coding sequence ATGCTGGTCGAAGACCTGCTCGCGGACGAGGAACTGTCCCTGGACGTTCGAGTGCGGGGCGATGTCACTCGTCCTGTCCGGTGGGTTCACACCATCGAGATCAACGCTCCCGCGCGGTTCCTGCGCGGTGGGGAGGTGGTGCTCACCGCGGGGGTCTGGCGTACGGCCGGGGTGCGAGCCAGGGACTTCGTGGCGGACCTGGCTTCCGCCGATGTGGCCGCCGTGGGGTTCGGCCTGGTCCCTCCCGAGACCGAGGTTCCCGAGGATTTCCTCGAAGCGGCGCGCGAACACGGGTTGACCTGTTTCGTCGTCGGCGTGGAGGTCGCCTTTCTCCAGGTGGTGCAGGCTTTCGTCAGTAGCAAGCGCGCGGAGTGGGAACGTCCGCTGCGCAGACATCTCGATCAGCACGACGCCATAGTGGCCGCGCTGCGGCTGCGTCGCGGGGTGGGCACGGTGATCTCCGTGCTGGAGAGGCAGCTCGCGGATCCGGTCGCGGTGCGGGGGTCCGCCGGGCTCATAGCTGGCCGTCCTCCCAGCCCGGGACATCCGGTTCCGTTGGTGGGGGAGGGACTCGCCGACGCTGAGCTGCTGCTCCCCGTGCCGCTCGAGGAGCTCGACGTGGAACAGCACGCCGCGGTCATGCAGGCGATGCCGTTCATCGCGCTCGAGATCGAGCGGAGCAGGGCGGTGCGGGCCACGGAGCTGCGCTACGCCTGGGAGCTGTTCGAGTGGGTAGAGACCGGCACCGTCGGGCTGGAAACGGTGCGCACGAGGCTGCACTCGCTCGGGTTGCCGTCCGACGGCCCGCTGGCGGCCGTGGTGGTCCGCACGGGAGCTCCGGAGGCGGTGTCGGCGCGGCTGGGGGAGGTGCTCGGCACGGACGGAGTGGCCGCGCGACGTGGTGACGAAGTGGTGGCTTTCGTGCGCGGTGGGGACAGCGTGCCGGAGCTGGCACGTGGACTGCACCGCTCCGTGGGCGGCGTGTCCGGGGACGCACGGCTGGGGATGGGCGCCCCGGGCAGCGCTGCCGAGCTGCGGGTGAGTCTGTTGCAGGCCGCGCACGCGGCCGAGGCCGTCCCCACGGGCACGGCTGGGCCTTCAGGTTCGGGGGGATGGATGACCCACGAACAGCTGAGCTCTCCTACGCTGCTGCTGGCCGCGCAGGATCCGGAGCTGTTGGCGGCCACGTCCCGGGCCCTGCTGGGTTCCGTGCTGGAGCACGACCAGCGCCGGGGAACGGAACTGATTCCCTCCCTGCGGGTCTTCCTCGACGCCGGAGGACGCTGGCAGGAGGCGGCGCGGGCGCTGCACGTGCACATCAACACGTTGCGCCACCGCATGGGCCGGGTCGAGGAACTGACCGGAAGGGCGCTTTCACACACCCCGGACCGGGTGGATCTGTACCTGGCGTTGCGTGCGATACGGCAGACGCGCGATTCCTCGTGA
- a CDS encoding purine-cytosine permease family protein, which translates to MTEDPSSRDRGVGIEVHGVDTIPEPDRTGRPRDVIGILFGSNMCLGVIIFGWLPASFGLGFWASVTSMITGTLLGTVLVAPLALVSFRTGTNLSTSSGGHFGVRGRLIGSVIGLLLSLGYGALTLWTGGAAVVGPLHRLFGFPNGAWGYSLTYAALSLMAVFIAIFGYQLLTVLSKWVAAGTTVLMVVGLFAYAGEFDPSPVIDGGYLLGDFWTTWSLSTVAAGLSGPMAFITLLGDYSRYVSPNRYSSARVFGASASGMILGLLVPQLFGTFTAFASRAAEDYVGPLVAAAPLWFLVPLLLSGVFGTIGNGGILIYSMGLDLDAIVPKLSRIQSTALVSAIATVLVFLGYFVWDAQSAVTAFVLLLTAVGTPWAVITLIGFARCGGSYDTEALQVFNRRSRGGIYWYTGGWNLRATAAWVIGSTVGLLAVDTALYTGPLISITHIDVSFLLAAATTAVAYLALTARTTRSGPAGAEEETSAARAVGV; encoded by the coding sequence ATGACCGAGGATCCGTCGTCGCGCGATCGCGGCGTCGGCATCGAGGTGCACGGTGTCGACACGATCCCGGAACCGGACAGAACCGGTAGACCGCGTGACGTGATCGGCATTCTGTTCGGGTCGAACATGTGCCTCGGTGTGATCATTTTCGGGTGGCTGCCCGCTTCGTTCGGGTTGGGTTTCTGGGCCAGCGTCACCTCCATGATCACGGGCACCCTGCTCGGGACGGTGCTGGTCGCTCCGCTCGCGCTGGTGTCGTTCCGCACCGGAACCAACCTCTCCACGAGCAGTGGCGGTCATTTCGGCGTGCGCGGGCGGCTGATCGGTTCGGTCATCGGCCTGTTGCTGTCCCTCGGGTACGGGGCCCTGACGCTCTGGACCGGCGGAGCCGCCGTGGTCGGTCCGTTGCACAGGCTGTTCGGGTTTCCGAACGGAGCGTGGGGGTACAGCCTCACCTACGCGGCCCTCTCCCTGATGGCGGTGTTCATCGCGATATTCGGGTACCAGCTGCTGACCGTGCTCAGCAAATGGGTCGCGGCGGGGACGACGGTGTTGATGGTCGTCGGCCTGTTCGCCTACGCGGGGGAGTTCGACCCCTCCCCGGTGATCGACGGTGGCTACCTGCTCGGTGACTTCTGGACCACGTGGTCGTTGTCCACGGTGGCTGCCGGGCTGAGCGGCCCGATGGCGTTCATAACCCTGCTCGGCGACTACAGCCGCTACGTCTCGCCGAACCGGTACTCCTCGGCGCGGGTGTTCGGAGCCTCGGCCTCGGGGATGATCCTCGGTCTGCTGGTACCGCAGCTGTTCGGGACGTTCACCGCGTTCGCCTCCCGCGCCGCGGAGGACTACGTGGGTCCGCTCGTCGCGGCGGCTCCACTGTGGTTCCTCGTACCGCTGCTGCTGAGCGGGGTGTTCGGCACCATCGGCAACGGGGGGATCCTCATCTACAGCATGGGGTTGGACCTGGACGCCATCGTGCCGAAGTTGTCCCGGATACAGTCCACGGCCCTGGTGTCGGCGATCGCGACCGTACTGGTCTTTCTCGGCTACTTCGTCTGGGACGCGCAGTCGGCAGTCACCGCTTTCGTCCTGCTGTTGACCGCGGTCGGAACGCCGTGGGCGGTGATCACGTTGATCGGTTTCGCGCGCTGTGGAGGCAGCTACGACACCGAAGCCCTCCAGGTGTTCAACCGGAGGTCGCGCGGCGGAATCTACTGGTACACGGGCGGGTGGAACCTCAGGGCCACCGCGGCGTGGGTCATCGGCTCCACGGTCGGTCTGCTGGCGGTGGACACCGCGCTGTACACCGGCCCGCTGATCAGCATCACCCACATAGACGTGAGTTTCCTGCTGGCGGCCGCCACGACGGCTGTGGCCTACCTGGCGTTGACCGCGAGGACCACGCGGTCCGGCCCTGCCGGGGCCGAGGAGGAAACGAGCGCGGCTCGGGCAGTCGGTGTCTGA